Genomic DNA from uncultured Methanospirillum sp.:
AGCATGAGATTACCAAGGTTTGTACCTGTCTTGATGTCACTGCATCAGTCGTCAGGCAGGCGATAGAACTCGGGTCAGATCTGATTGTCGCCCATCATACTCCCTTCTGGTATCCCCTTACCAGTATAAAGGGATCAGATGCCTCACTGCTTCGTGATCTTCTCAGCAATGGAATCAATGTGTATGTCATGCATACCAACTACGACCTGGCAGTGAACGGGGTGAATCATTGTCTGGCCGGCCTGCTCGGACTTGGTTCTCTCCGTTCTCTCTCACTCGGGGTGGTTGGAGACTGTCATCTCACTCCTTCAATGATCGCTGATCATCTTGGAACTTCACTCCGGATCTGGGGCAGTGTCGGTGATATCAGGCGGCTTGCTGTCGTTGGGGGATCTGGCTTTGATCCTGTACTGATCAATGAAGCTGCTGCTGCAGGAGCACAGGCCTTTCTCTCTGCAGAACTGAAACATTCTGTTGCAAGGGCTTCGCCAATTCCCCTCCTGGAAGCAACACACTATTCACTTGAAGCCCCGGCCATGCGTATCCTTGCAGGCAGAATGGGTTGGACCTACATCGATGATCCACCTGTATTGAGCACATATCCATGAGTGATCCTCTCTCGGATCTTGCTGCCGGCTCTCCCCTCAATGAATGGATGAGGAAGAGGATCGGTGCTTATTACAAGAGCCGGGGAAAGAAGGCACTTGACATCGTTGACCAGGACAGGGTTAAACGGTATCGTGACTTTTTTGTGGTTGTGGGCGACACCGGGGAATACGTGGTCGAGGATGACTTCTGTTCCTGTGATGATTTTCTCCATCGTGGCGGACGTTGCGCTCATATTCTTGCTGTAAAGATGGCACGGATAACCGGCAGGTTTGAACTGATCGATCTCTGGTATCACGAAGATCTTGCAGCCGGGCCGGGTAG
This window encodes:
- a CDS encoding SWIM zinc finger family protein encodes the protein MSDPLSDLAAGSPLNEWMRKRIGAYYKSRGKKALDIVDQDRVKRYRDFFVVVGDTGEYVVEDDFCSCDDFLHRGGRCAHILAVKMARITGRFELIDLWYHEDLAAGPGSTAL
- a CDS encoding Nif3-like dinuclear metal center hexameric protein, with the translated sequence MGREKMMYLDDIIRDLEAFAPPELAEPFDQGKIGLIVEGKHEITKVCTCLDVTASVVRQAIELGSDLIVAHHTPFWYPLTSIKGSDASLLRDLLSNGINVYVMHTNYDLAVNGVNHCLAGLLGLGSLRSLSLGVVGDCHLTPSMIADHLGTSLRIWGSVGDIRRLAVVGGSGFDPVLINEAAAAGAQAFLSAELKHSVARASPIPLLEATHYSLEAPAMRILAGRMGWTYIDDPPVLSTYP